TGAGCTCAACCGTCTGCTGTCGGCGGTGACCGGCACGGAGGGGCGGGGCATCTTCTTCAGCGGCAACGCGGGCATCGGCAAGAGCCGCCTGCTGCGCGAGGGGATGGCGGCCCTCCCCCGCGACGGGTACGCCGTCTGGTCGATCGCGGCCAGCGCCACCACCGCCGCGCTCCCCTTCGGCGGCCTCGTCCAGGTGCTCCCGACCGAGCAGCCGCAGGGCCTCTCCCCCGCCGGCATCCTGCGCTGGGCGGTGGACGTGCTGCAACAGCAGGCGGCCGGCCGCCGGATCGTGCTCGCGGTCGACGACGCGCACCTGCTCGACCCGCCGTCGGCGGCGCTGGTGCACCTGGTGGCCCGGTCCGACAACGCCACGGTCGTCGGCACGTCGCGCGACGGCGAGCAGCTCCCGCTGCCGATCCGGGCCCTGTGGACCGACGGCCTGGTCGAGCACGTCGAGCTGAAGCCGCTGCCGCCGGCCGAGACCACGCGGCTGCTCTCCGAGATCCTGGAGGGACCGGTCGACGCCACCTCCGCCGACCGGCTCGGCCGGCTCTCCGAGGGCAACCCGCTGCTGCTGCGCGAGCTGGTGTTCGCCGCCGACCGCGGGGAGCTGACCCGCACGTACGGGATCTGGAAGTGGACCGGCCGGCTGGAACTGGCGCCCAACCTGGCCGACCTGATCGACGTCCGGATCGGCCAGCTCACCCCGGGCGTACGCGGGGTGGTGGAGCTGGTCGCCTTCGGCGAACCGCTCGGCCTGCACCTGCTCAACCAGGCCGCCGACCCGGTGGACGTGGAGACCGCCGAGGAACGCGGGCTGATCGCCGTGGAGCACGACGACCGCCGGGCGAACGTGCGGCTGGCCCACCCGCTCTACGGCGAGGTGATGCGCCGCCGCTGCCCCGTCAGCCGGACGCGACGGTTGCAGGCCCGCCTCGCCGAGCTGCTGGAGCTGGTCGGCAAGCGACGCCGCGACGACCTGCTCCGGGTGGCCGTCTGGCGGCTCGACTCGGGCACCGCGCAGGATCCGGCCCTGCTGCTCGACGCGGCCCGGCAGGCGTTCGCCCGCTACGACGTACCGCTGGCGACCCGGCTGGCCCGCGCGGCGCTCGACGCGGGCGGCGGCTTCGACGCGGCGGAGCTGCTGGCCACCATCCTGATGTTCGCCGACCGGCCGGAGGAGGCGATCGGGGTGCTCGACGCGGTCTCCGGCGACATCGAGGGCGACCGGCGGCTGAGCCGCTGGCTGACGGTGCGGGGCATGGTCAGCTACTGGGGCCTGAGCCGGGAGTCCACCGTGGAGGAGATCGCCGCCCGCAGGTCGACCCTCACGGACTCCGCCGACCAGGCCCGGGTGCTGGCCTTCGAGGCCATCATGCGACTGCACCGGCTGGACACCGGCATCGCGTTGCGGCTGGGGCAGACGGTGCTGGACCGGCCGGCCGCGAGCGTCGCCGCCCGGGAGCTGGCCCGCAGCACGATCGCCCACCTGCAGGCCGCACAGGGGCAGCTGCACCGCAGCGCCACCGCGATCAACCAGGTCCAGGCCGAGGTGGGCCGGTGGCGGGCGGACATGCCTTACCTGCAACTGGCCCTGGAGCTGGCCCGGGGCACCCGGCTGGCGCTCGCCGGCGACCTGGCCGGCATCGACGCGATCGTGGCCGACGAGTT
The nucleotide sequence above comes from Micromonospora sp. M71_S20. Encoded proteins:
- a CDS encoding LuxR C-terminal-related transcriptional regulator, whose protein sequence is MSRWGFVGRTDELNRLLSAVTGTEGRGIFFSGNAGIGKSRLLREGMAALPRDGYAVWSIAASATTAALPFGGLVQVLPTEQPQGLSPAGILRWAVDVLQQQAAGRRIVLAVDDAHLLDPPSAALVHLVARSDNATVVGTSRDGEQLPLPIRALWTDGLVEHVELKPLPPAETTRLLSEILEGPVDATSADRLGRLSEGNPLLLRELVFAADRGELTRTYGIWKWTGRLELAPNLADLIDVRIGQLTPGVRGVVELVAFGEPLGLHLLNQAADPVDVETAEERGLIAVEHDDRRANVRLAHPLYGEVMRRRCPVSRTRRLQARLAELLELVGKRRRDDLLRVAVWRLDSGTAQDPALLLDAARQAFARYDVPLATRLARAALDAGGGFDAAELLATILMFADRPEEAIGVLDAVSGDIEGDRRLSRWLTVRGMVSYWGLSRESTVEEIAARRSTLTDSADQARVLAFEAIMRLHRLDTGIALRLGQTVLDRPAASVAARELARSTIAHLQAAQGQLHRSATAINQVQAEVGRWRADMPYLQLALELARGTRLALAGDLAGIDAIVADEFADLAGAGDFRLGTGYLAVLQAYAARLRGQSDAALRTSLGACAVLATSRVYAGLAQAERAQAAALRGDAAQAAEAMAEADRTHAPGMVVLYPWLEQARGAVLAAGGDVSGAVKHLTGLADRLRADGFAGHEVHVLHDLVRLDQATAPLGPTCSDGSRRTVAQRLAELSERVDGLLPPLLARHARAAAGGSADELLAVADSFDALGLAVYAAEATATALDRLRRRRSPAAATARERLAALLGRCDLIRTPALQAGSPALSEREWQVARLAADGVTSRVIAERLYLSARTVENHLQRIYGKLGVAGRAELRAALRAIPGHEGGESG